A section of the Leptospira kobayashii genome encodes:
- a CDS encoding polyprenyl synthetase family protein has translation MPISLSLSKIISRVDKNLYSIIGEDLSVLKKIKSFVIESGGKRIRPLTHYLFCELVGYKGKDWVDVGAVAELIHAASLLHDDVVDHALVRRGKPTVGAKFGNKTAILAGDFLLACGIQRLNSLENPRLMTLFSAVLRDLSVSELIQMEWEKNPKITLKIYDSIIYGKTASLFGACTESAGVLAKRSEKENILLSDFGVRLGKLFQKKDDCLDYFTNTKDSGKEFLKDFKNGLFTYPVLVLREKANGKEKKEIHSLFAKEERTSADDEKILSMLSDKQIKRILDDEFEKEKSYFLKFLSGYSNSEAKSLLIAQIEKLA, from the coding sequence ATGCCGATCTCTCTCTCGCTTTCCAAAATCATTTCCCGGGTAGATAAAAATCTTTATTCTATCATCGGGGAAGATCTTTCCGTTCTAAAAAAAATCAAATCCTTCGTCATTGAATCCGGCGGCAAAAGAATTCGTCCGCTCACTCATTATCTTTTTTGCGAATTGGTCGGATACAAAGGCAAAGACTGGGTGGATGTAGGTGCTGTTGCGGAATTGATTCATGCTGCGAGCCTTCTGCATGACGATGTAGTGGATCATGCTTTGGTTCGCAGAGGAAAGCCGACCGTGGGAGCAAAATTCGGAAATAAGACTGCGATTTTGGCAGGAGATTTTTTATTAGCATGTGGAATCCAAAGATTGAATTCTTTGGAAAATCCAAGGCTTATGACATTGTTTTCTGCAGTGCTCCGGGATCTTTCCGTAAGCGAACTCATCCAAATGGAATGGGAAAAAAATCCCAAAATCACTCTCAAGATTTATGACTCGATTATTTACGGAAAAACGGCTTCTCTGTTCGGTGCTTGCACGGAAAGTGCGGGAGTTCTTGCCAAACGTTCTGAAAAGGAAAATATTCTACTCTCCGATTTCGGAGTAAGACTCGGAAAACTATTTCAAAAGAAAGATGATTGTTTGGATTATTTTACGAATACGAAGGATAGTGGAAAAGAGTTTCTAAAAGATTTTAAAAACGGATTATTCACCTATCCTGTGTTAGTTCTTCGGGAAAAGGCAAACGGAAAGGAAAAAAAAGAAATTCATTCCCTTTTCGCAAAAGAAGAAAGAACATCCGCAGATGATGAAAAGATTTTATCGATGTTGTCCGACAAACAAATCAAAAGGATTTTGGATGATGAATTTGAAAAAGAAAAATCCTATTTTTTGAAATTTTTATCCGGTTACAGTAATTCGGAAGCAAAATCCCTTCTGATTGCTCAGATTGAAAAGTTAGCTTAG
- a CDS encoding transglutaminase-like domain-containing protein, with translation MGQAHHPNFSSDDITRLLYDWEIAPPEKKRFILKMIASRIPWQMSIDEATEEVKDPFLRIMARNISDDIFRLRVRHSFFKLTLRGNPNHYKDLEEAVVHLSSLGYPNQSYTEIKKELDRISLRVSELFDEHSGHLTEEMKVQILCKVLYQEEGFVGNIQNYNDPANSYLFHVLKSRLGIPISLSVIYLLVAQRVGMPLFGTNLPLHFLLQYESGSYFTYIDPFHGGVLLDRFTCEKFLEANGYPLTPKYFTKASTLSIIKRMCRNLLHIYRDGQKKDMEDLMKEQLSILESRSTHVE, from the coding sequence ATGGGACAGGCTCATCATCCAAACTTTTCTTCTGACGACATAACCCGCCTCCTATATGATTGGGAGATTGCACCTCCGGAAAAAAAACGTTTTATTTTAAAAATGATCGCTTCCCGTATTCCTTGGCAGATGTCCATTGATGAAGCGACGGAAGAAGTGAAAGATCCTTTCCTTCGCATCATGGCTCGCAATATCTCCGACGATATTTTTCGTTTGAGAGTACGTCATAGTTTTTTTAAACTCACTCTTCGGGGAAATCCCAATCATTATAAGGATTTGGAAGAAGCGGTCGTTCATCTTTCCAGCCTTGGGTATCCTAATCAAAGTTATACGGAAATCAAAAAGGAATTGGATCGTATTTCGCTCCGGGTTTCCGAACTTTTTGACGAACATTCCGGCCATTTGACCGAAGAAATGAAAGTCCAAATCCTTTGTAAGGTTTTATACCAGGAAGAAGGTTTTGTGGGAAATATTCAAAATTATAATGATCCTGCCAATTCCTATCTTTTTCACGTATTAAAATCCAGATTGGGGATTCCTATTTCTCTCTCCGTCATTTATCTGTTAGTTGCTCAGAGAGTGGGTATGCCTCTGTTCGGAACCAATTTGCCTTTGCATTTTTTATTGCAGTATGAATCGGGAAGTTATTTCACTTATATTGATCCGTTTCACGGCGGAGTGCTTTTGGATAGATTCACTTGCGAAAAGTTTCTGGAAGCGAACGGTTATCCTTTGACTCCCAAATATTTCACCAAGGCGAGCACTCTTTCCATTATCAAACGTATGTGCCGCAACCTGCTTCATATTTACAGAGACGGTCAAAAAAAAGATATGGAAGATCTGATGAAAGAACAGCTTTCTATTTTAGAAAGTCGTTCTACCCATGTCGAATAA
- a CDS encoding transketolase — translation MSAIDTAKKFAKDIRIQVIKMVTAANSGHPGGPLGLADIYAALYTNILKHDPKNPELPTRDRLILSNGHVCAVRYAAMALSGYFPVEDLLNFRGINSYLQGHPSTRYMKGIESSSGSLGQGLSVSVGYALAARLKKESYKIYTCISDGECGEGMTWEAAQSAVHYKTDNLIAFMDRNYIQIDGNTEDVMKLEPLDEKFRTFGWNVINADGHNMEEIFAAFEKANSHSGSPTLIVFRTILGKGVSFMENNPKWHGTPPNKEQEAQALAELS, via the coding sequence ATGAGCGCTATCGACACAGCTAAAAAGTTCGCAAAAGACATTCGCATCCAGGTAATCAAAATGGTTACTGCAGCAAACTCCGGACACCCCGGCGGACCGTTAGGTCTCGCGGATATCTATGCAGCATTATATACTAATATACTGAAACACGATCCTAAGAATCCTGAATTGCCTACCCGCGATCGTTTGATTCTTTCCAACGGACATGTTTGCGCGGTTCGGTACGCTGCGATGGCTCTTTCCGGATATTTTCCGGTGGAAGATCTGCTTAATTTCAGAGGGATCAACTCTTATTTGCAAGGACATCCTTCCACCAGATATATGAAAGGGATCGAGTCCAGTTCCGGATCGCTCGGACAAGGTCTTTCCGTTTCTGTAGGTTATGCGCTCGCAGCGCGATTGAAAAAAGAAAGCTATAAAATTTATACATGTATCTCCGACGGTGAATGCGGAGAGGGAATGACTTGGGAAGCCGCCCAGTCTGCGGTTCATTATAAAACAGACAATCTGATCGCTTTCATGGATAGAAATTATATTCAGATCGACGGTAATACGGAAGACGTTATGAAACTGGAACCGTTGGATGAAAAATTCAGAACCTTCGGATGGAATGTGATCAATGCGGACGGACATAATATGGAAGAGATCTTTGCTGCGTTTGAAAAAGCAAACTCCCATTCAGGCAGTCCTACTTTGATTGTATTTAGAACTATCCTTGGCAAAGGTGTTTCCTTTATGGAAAATAATCCTAAATGGCACGGCACTCCGCCAAACAAAGAACAAGAAGCGCAAGCTCTTGCAGAATTATCGTAA
- a CDS encoding DUF420 domain-containing protein, with the protein MSVSLICFYTGYFFRKRNLLAHRIWNLSGVGFNLSAAIYLLAMKYLLGGIEAHSIFPAVANWIIQTHRFFAAVALIMMLVMAYSGIKRKRNLHVKLHRIFLPLYTFVYVSGLIIFQTHPIS; encoded by the coding sequence ATGAGCGTCTCCCTAATTTGTTTCTATACCGGGTATTTTTTCCGAAAAAGGAACCTTTTGGCCCATAGAATTTGGAATCTCTCCGGTGTGGGATTCAATCTTTCCGCGGCAATTTACCTGCTTGCCATGAAATATTTGTTAGGTGGTATCGAGGCTCATTCCATTTTCCCGGCTGTTGCCAATTGGATCATCCAGACTCACAGATTTTTTGCAGCAGTAGCTCTAATCATGATGTTGGTCATGGCATATTCCGGAATAAAAAGAAAAAGAAATTTGCACGTAAAGCTGCATCGTATCTTTTTACCTTTATACACCTTTGTTTATGTTTCCGGTCTTATTATATTTCAAACCCATCCCATCTCATAA
- a CDS encoding transglycosylase domain-containing protein, whose translation MSVPSPKYLCPHCKKASRLPQPLPENGLFQLTCAHCQEKVVLKFENYNFEVDRIIPAKREESVLPQEPEKIINTANSTESEQKPLFEKRVVREREEIKPEKPFFKKEERKQNHNRSERKPLPAWLTSSRPQTVPVQKRPRIKSDLSFLKVGFTVTAFALFLFIIVFAYFIAGVFQIKKEVPDLLVSLSKNIPTKILDRNGNVVSEIFQKRTSTLRLQDYPEDMISILLNIEDQKFFSHGGIDYIAILRAFGKNVIGFSYKQGASTITQQLARIIIDDRRKSLTRKIREAQLAFALESVMSKEEILETYMNHVYLGHGAFGFGEGVKFYFHKNPQELSREEMLLLTSLPSAPNKYSPLKNPEDSYKRVRAILAMFRNRGIFPNLQKEKFASLYHNFSTRSPNETVFGARQDIAPYVTEHIRTILSSIAGDKNIYENGGYTVETTLDRNIQEIISPLVRSYLAKAVKSGKIQKKLIRKLPDTSEEKAIKQRFEDVSLINDFLWEADFTENAKESGIQAAIVGIQPETGEILFLHGGQEFNSNNQFNRAIQMRRQTGSSIKAVLYASAIDSGVIQSGTKILDAPLYYRGGGGKEWSPDNLGGTFDGEISLRTALIKSKNTAAVQVAERLGYSGIENYFTKFFFPNAGEKKARFRGDLSLALGTLEISPLEMASAFTAFVNQGTVKRPFLIRKITNSRGMVLYDLKDMDEFKLKLPNERQVIRPDTAEVMISLLKDSGRASGVRNGGYTGEVVGKTGTTNDYKDAWFVGARPEVSLAVWIGYDNPKFGMGGSGLGGALAAPLWGEILSIVDRNHFITRKNFTPPVYSKVHNICPISGKEAGPNCPNPAHELYLSDYPPNGLCTDDHKLPNLENRDLMKSLF comes from the coding sequence ATAAGTGTACCATCTCCGAAATATCTTTGCCCCCATTGCAAAAAGGCTTCACGCCTTCCCCAGCCCTTACCCGAAAACGGGTTATTTCAACTAACATGCGCTCATTGCCAAGAAAAGGTCGTACTTAAATTCGAAAATTATAATTTCGAAGTGGATCGGATTATCCCTGCTAAACGGGAGGAGTCGGTCCTTCCTCAGGAACCTGAAAAAATCATTAACACTGCAAATAGTACGGAGTCGGAACAGAAACCGCTATTTGAAAAAAGAGTCGTAAGAGAAAGAGAAGAGATAAAGCCGGAAAAACCTTTTTTCAAAAAAGAGGAAAGAAAACAAAATCATAACCGAAGCGAGAGAAAACCTCTCCCCGCCTGGCTCACTTCTTCCCGGCCGCAAACTGTTCCCGTTCAGAAAAGACCTAGGATCAAATCGGATTTATCATTTTTAAAAGTCGGATTCACCGTCACCGCATTTGCTTTGTTTTTATTTATCATCGTTTTTGCTTACTTCATTGCCGGAGTATTTCAAATCAAAAAGGAAGTTCCCGATTTACTGGTTTCTCTTTCTAAAAATATTCCTACTAAGATTTTGGATCGAAACGGAAATGTAGTCAGTGAAATTTTTCAAAAAAGGACTTCCACATTACGTTTGCAAGACTATCCGGAAGATATGATTTCCATTCTTTTGAATATCGAAGATCAAAAGTTTTTTTCTCACGGCGGGATCGACTATATTGCAATCTTGCGTGCTTTCGGAAAAAACGTAATCGGTTTCAGTTATAAGCAGGGTGCTTCTACAATTACACAACAATTGGCAAGGATCATCATTGACGACAGAAGAAAAAGCCTAACGAGAAAAATACGGGAAGCGCAGCTTGCTTTTGCGCTCGAATCGGTAATGTCCAAAGAAGAGATTTTGGAGACTTATATGAACCATGTCTATCTGGGGCATGGTGCGTTCGGTTTCGGGGAAGGAGTGAAATTTTATTTTCATAAAAATCCCCAGGAGCTTTCCCGCGAAGAGATGTTGTTACTTACTTCGCTTCCTTCCGCACCGAATAAATACTCTCCTTTGAAAAATCCGGAAGACTCTTACAAAAGAGTACGGGCGATACTTGCGATGTTTAGGAATCGGGGCATTTTCCCCAATCTCCAAAAGGAAAAATTCGCCTCTCTTTATCATAATTTTTCCACGCGTTCGCCGAATGAAACCGTATTCGGTGCGAGACAAGACATCGCTCCCTATGTAACCGAACATATACGAACCATTCTTTCTTCGATTGCGGGAGACAAGAACATATACGAGAACGGTGGTTATACGGTCGAAACCACTTTGGACCGTAATATCCAGGAAATCATCAGCCCGCTTGTGCGCTCGTATCTAGCCAAAGCGGTCAAGTCGGGAAAAATTCAAAAAAAACTGATTCGGAAATTGCCGGATACTTCCGAAGAAAAGGCCATCAAACAAAGGTTTGAAGATGTTTCTTTGATCAACGACTTTCTTTGGGAAGCCGACTTCACGGAAAATGCCAAAGAGTCCGGAATCCAAGCTGCTATTGTAGGCATTCAACCGGAAACCGGAGAGATTCTTTTCCTTCACGGAGGCCAGGAATTCAATAGCAATAATCAATTCAATCGAGCCATTCAGATGAGACGCCAAACGGGAAGTTCCATCAAAGCAGTGTTATATGCTTCAGCGATTGATTCGGGAGTGATCCAATCGGGAACCAAGATCCTGGATGCACCTCTTTATTACCGGGGAGGCGGGGGAAAGGAATGGTCACCAGACAATTTGGGAGGGACTTTTGACGGAGAGATTTCCCTTCGCACTGCTCTGATCAAATCCAAAAACACGGCAGCAGTTCAGGTGGCGGAAAGACTCGGATATTCCGGAATCGAAAATTATTTTACCAAATTCTTTTTCCCGAACGCGGGTGAGAAAAAGGCAAGGTTTCGGGGAGATCTTTCTTTGGCATTGGGGACTCTGGAAATTTCTCCTTTGGAGATGGCATCGGCTTTCACCGCATTTGTGAATCAAGGAACAGTGAAACGTCCCTTTCTGATTAGAAAGATCACCAATTCCCGGGGAATGGTTTTGTATGATCTGAAGGATATGGACGAGTTTAAACTCAAACTACCGAACGAAAGGCAAGTCATTCGCCCCGATACAGCCGAAGTAATGATTTCACTTTTGAAGGACAGCGGTCGTGCCAGTGGAGTACGAAACGGCGGTTATACGGGAGAAGTTGTAGGTAAAACGGGAACAACCAACGATTATAAGGATGCTTGGTTTGTGGGTGCGAGACCCGAGGTATCCCTTGCCGTTTGGATCGGTTATGATAATCCGAAATTCGGTATGGGAGGGAGCGGACTCGGAGGAGCGCTTGCTGCACCTCTTTGGGGTGAAATCCTGAGCATAGTCGATCGAAATCATTTTATCACCCGTAAGAATTTCACTCCTCCTGTTTACAGCAAAGTTCATAATATCTGCCCTATCTCGGGAAAGGAAGCAGGCCCTAATTGTCCGAATCCCGCTCATGAGCTTTATCTTTCCGACTATCCACCTAACGGTCTTTGCACGGACGACCATAAACTCCCTAATTTGGAAAACAGGGACTTGATGAAGAGTTTGTTTTAA
- a CDS encoding ChaN family lipoprotein yields MFDLLRRFSFLFLICFAASIAAEEVSSLKIWNSKTKSYGDWSEILKQAEEYEVVIWGEEHDDEEGHRAELIFFKKFTESFSATALSLEMLEKDQQLILDEYAKNVIPERQLLAGSGHWKNFTSDYFPLVKHAKESSSSIVCANPPRRYVNAVARKGTVAYSDFSNEVYHWIPEAHTLKQNISPNYQTKLSSMFQADHSSDSTPKPNLPNSENMILAQFMWDQGMAESISREIYRSGRKIFHLNGRFHSDDEGGVAFRLRKMGHKVLVLSVFPEGKEEEGDFSKLGDFVILTKGR; encoded by the coding sequence ATGTTTGATTTGTTAAGAAGGTTTTCTTTTTTATTTCTGATCTGTTTTGCCGCATCCATTGCGGCGGAAGAAGTTTCTTCTTTGAAAATCTGGAATTCCAAAACAAAGTCCTATGGGGATTGGTCGGAGATTCTGAAACAAGCGGAAGAGTATGAAGTTGTCATTTGGGGAGAAGAACATGACGACGAGGAAGGTCATAGAGCCGAACTTATTTTTTTCAAAAAATTTACGGAAAGTTTTTCTGCGACTGCTTTGAGTTTGGAAATGTTGGAAAAAGACCAACAGTTGATTTTGGACGAGTATGCGAAAAACGTCATTCCCGAGAGGCAGTTGTTAGCTGGTAGTGGTCATTGGAAAAATTTTACCTCCGATTATTTTCCTTTGGTCAAACATGCGAAAGAATCTTCTTCCTCAATTGTTTGTGCCAATCCTCCCCGTCGTTATGTGAATGCGGTGGCAAGAAAAGGAACGGTTGCCTATTCCGATTTTTCCAATGAAGTGTATCATTGGATTCCGGAAGCACATACTTTAAAACAGAATATTTCCCCCAATTACCAAACCAAATTGTCCTCTATGTTTCAGGCGGATCATAGTTCCGATTCCACTCCGAAGCCCAATCTACCGAACTCGGAAAATATGATACTCGCACAGTTCATGTGGGACCAGGGAATGGCGGAGTCGATTTCCCGCGAAATCTACCGCTCCGGACGTAAAATCTTCCATTTGAACGGTAGGTTTCATAGCGATGACGAGGGAGGAGTTGCGTTCCGTTTGCGTAAAATGGGGCACAAGGTTTTGGTTTTGTCCGTTTTCCCCGAGGGAAAGGAAGAAGAAGGGGATTTCTCAAAATTAGGTGATTTTGTAATTTTAACAAAGGGCCGATAA
- a CDS encoding glutathione peroxidase: MQRKLLLAIFFFIYLPLHSGEKKMSFHDFHSQTIQGKDISLSDYKGKVVLVVNVASKCGYTPQYGGLEQLRKDYKDKGFAIIGFPCNDFGAQEPGTEAQIAEFCQLNFGVSFDMMKKIKVLGKDKDPIYQFLIENAPEKGDVKWNFEKFLIDKDGKVRARFPSAVKPESEELKKAVEGLL, translated from the coding sequence ATGCAAAGAAAACTTTTACTAGCAATCTTCTTCTTCATCTATTTACCATTACATTCAGGAGAAAAAAAAATGTCATTCCATGATTTCCATTCTCAAACCATCCAAGGCAAAGATATCTCCCTTTCCGATTATAAAGGAAAAGTGGTGCTTGTCGTCAACGTAGCATCTAAATGTGGTTATACGCCACAATATGGCGGACTCGAACAACTTCGTAAGGATTATAAAGACAAGGGATTTGCCATCATAGGATTTCCTTGCAATGATTTCGGCGCGCAAGAGCCAGGAACGGAAGCGCAGATTGCCGAGTTCTGCCAGTTGAATTTCGGTGTGAGTTTTGATATGATGAAAAAGATCAAAGTTCTTGGAAAAGACAAAGATCCTATTTATCAATTTCTAATCGAAAATGCTCCCGAAAAAGGAGATGTGAAGTGGAATTTTGAAAAATTCCTAATCGATAAAGACGGTAAGGTAAGAGCCCGTTTTCCTTCCGCCGTAAAACCGGAAAGCGAAGAGTTGAAGAAAGCGGTCGAAGGTTTATTATAA
- a CDS encoding phosphorylase, whose amino-acid sequence MGVITFALVSEAKPWILALGAKPDPTQGRFRYFRTQEHILAVTGVGKLAAALALGEISHKIPKEERKYHRIWNLGIAGTTSPNKSLGDFFWINRITDDSTKKEYFPERIESFSLKAEAHLTTFDRPVSFSKARNSKPLPNFRELSESESESVDLVDMEASGFFEAASLYFDLEQIQVGKIISDHLEGTFCTENKVIEYMERTLEPLLSDFLKPFAWEKEETVSNPEKTNWRNIGESLHFTESMLVELEKTILYFKLRHPNSEIPLPEFPTEEKKLEKRIAKEIFQIWLGRLLV is encoded by the coding sequence ATGGGAGTGATCACATTTGCCTTAGTTTCGGAAGCGAAACCCTGGATCCTGGCGCTCGGAGCCAAACCCGACCCGACCCAAGGAAGATTCAGATACTTCCGCACGCAAGAACACATTCTGGCAGTGACCGGTGTGGGAAAATTAGCGGCCGCACTCGCTCTCGGAGAGATCAGCCACAAAATCCCCAAAGAAGAAAGAAAATACCATAGAATTTGGAATTTGGGAATCGCAGGTACCACATCTCCGAACAAATCCTTAGGTGATTTTTTTTGGATCAACCGCATAACGGATGATTCTACGAAAAAGGAATATTTCCCGGAAAGAATCGAATCCTTCTCCCTCAAAGCGGAAGCCCACCTCACCACATTCGACAGACCGGTGAGTTTTTCCAAAGCTCGAAATTCGAAACCTCTTCCCAATTTCAGGGAACTTTCGGAATCCGAGTCGGAATCGGTTGATTTGGTGGATATGGAAGCCAGCGGTTTTTTTGAAGCGGCAAGTCTCTATTTCGACTTGGAACAAATTCAGGTGGGTAAAATCATATCCGATCACCTGGAAGGTACATTTTGTACGGAAAATAAAGTGATCGAATATATGGAACGAACACTTGAACCGCTATTATCCGATTTTTTAAAACCATTCGCCTGGGAAAAAGAAGAAACAGTTTCGAATCCCGAAAAAACGAATTGGAGAAACATAGGGGAAAGTCTTCATTTCACGGAATCTATGTTAGTTGAATTGGAAAAAACGATATTATATTTCAAACTGAGACACCCGAATTCCGAGATCCCTCTTCCCGAATTTCCTACGGAAGAAAAAAAGTTGGAAAAACGAATCGCCAAGGAAATCTTTCAAATCTGGCTCGGGAGACTACTTGTTTAA
- a CDS encoding spore photoproduct lyase family protein, whose translation MFKSFSHIYIEEEIENHFRTLQILEKFKSSEMIKIKHYKDVFNKRGQDFRIQKLSPKLILAKKKDQYLYPGSDFSPNFDHPQFYYNTLALNCLYDCDYCYLQGMFSSGNIVLFVNWEDFFQSTDEFLKKKGSLYLALSYDTDLLATEAFFPATKAWIEFAKSRPELVLEIRTKSSNYQLLADMKPIPNVILAWTVSPEAISRQIEKKTAPTDSRIQSLKKASEDGWNVRICLDPILREPGWKEAYSDLIKKFRKTLNAEKIMDISVGSFRMNADFLKNMQDLRQDTAVLFYPFQKKNGIVSYSASENTEMIDSIRSLLSDWIEDSKIKLSY comes from the coding sequence TTGTTTAAATCCTTTTCCCACATTTACATCGAAGAAGAGATCGAAAATCATTTCAGAACTTTGCAGATCCTGGAAAAGTTCAAGTCTTCCGAAATGATCAAAATAAAACATTACAAAGACGTATTCAACAAAAGAGGGCAGGATTTCAGAATTCAAAAACTTTCCCCCAAACTGATACTTGCCAAAAAAAAGGATCAATATCTTTATCCGGGAAGCGACTTTTCACCTAACTTCGATCATCCGCAATTCTATTACAATACTCTTGCCTTGAATTGCCTCTACGACTGCGATTATTGTTATTTGCAAGGAATGTTTTCTTCGGGGAACATCGTATTATTTGTAAACTGGGAGGATTTTTTCCAATCTACGGATGAATTCCTGAAAAAAAAAGGAAGTCTCTATCTCGCTCTCTCTTATGATACCGATCTTTTGGCGACGGAAGCTTTTTTCCCGGCAACTAAAGCATGGATTGAATTTGCAAAATCCAGACCGGAACTTGTTTTGGAAATCAGAACCAAATCGAGCAACTATCAACTATTAGCTGACATGAAACCGATTCCCAATGTGATTTTGGCTTGGACCGTTTCTCCCGAAGCCATTTCCAGACAGATAGAAAAAAAAACCGCACCGACGGATTCAAGAATTCAATCTTTGAAAAAAGCGAGTGAAGACGGATGGAATGTACGGATTTGTCTGGATCCCATATTAAGAGAACCGGGATGGAAAGAAGCTTATTCGGATTTGATCAAAAAGTTCAGGAAAACCCTAAATGCGGAAAAGATCATGGATATAAGTGTGGGCAGCTTCAGAATGAATGCGGACTTTCTGAAAAACATGCAGGACTTACGTCAGGATACTGCGGTTTTATTTTATCCATTCCAAAAAAAGAACGGAATTGTTTCCTATAGTGCATCCGAAAACACGGAGATGATCGATTCGATTCGTTCCTTGTTATCGGATTGGATTGAAGACTCGAAGATAAAACTCAGCTACTAA